A part of Carassius carassius chromosome 32, fCarCar2.1, whole genome shotgun sequence genomic DNA contains:
- the srp14 gene encoding signal recognition particle 14 kDa protein gives MVLLENDAFLTELTRLFQKCRTTGSVVITLKKYDGRTKPVPRKGHPETHEPADNKCLVRASDGKSKISTVVTSKEVIKFQMAYSNLLRAHMDGLKKKDKKSKGKKTKAT, from the exons ATGGTTTTATTAGAAAACGACGCG tTTCTGACTGAACTCACTCGGTTGTTCCAGAAGTGCAGGACCACCGGAAGCGTCGTCATCACTTTAAAGAAAT ATGACGGCAGGACAAAGCCGGTCCCCAGAAAAGGCCATCCAGAGACACACGAACCGGCCGACAACAAGTGTCTCGTCAGAGCATCAGACGGCAAGAGCAAAATCAGCACAGTG GTCACCAGCAAAGAAGTTATCAAATTTCAAATG GCGTATTCAAACTTGTTGCGAGCGCACATGGACGGCttgaaaaagaaagacaaaaagagtAAAGGCAAGAAAACTAAAGCCACATAG